A stretch of Episyrphus balteatus chromosome 2, idEpiBalt1.1, whole genome shotgun sequence DNA encodes these proteins:
- the LOC129911396 gene encoding NECAP-like protein CG9132 isoform X2, with translation MEYESVLIVKPEVFIYKIPPRASNRGYRAADWNLGEPTWTGRMRLVAKGTTVNLKLEDKTSGALFANCPIDTYPGVAIEAVSDSSRYFVIRVQDDNGRSAFLGLGFGDRSDSFDLNVALQDHFKWVKNQEQIEKEKTEPKQELDLGFKEGETIKINMRITKKDGSEGPSRTSKTKTGTGILPPPPGGVGKIAPPPSGGGGSVRQSPAASPAHKPQTGTEWGDYASAGANNQAQDQQSSAANANWVQF, from the exons ATGGAATACGAAAGTGTATTAATTGTCAAACCCGAagtattcatttataaaattcCCCCAAGGGCCAGCAACAGAGGATACAG AGCTGCTGACTGGAATCTTGGCGAACCAACATGGACGGGCCGAATGCGATTGGTTGCCAAGGGCACCACTGTCAATCTCAAACTCGAGGACAAGACGTCCGGTGCATTATTTGCCAATTGTCCCATCGACACATATCCCGGTGTTGCTATCGAAGCTGTATCAGACAGTTCGAGATATTTTGTGATTCGGGTGCAGGATGACAATG GTCGATCGGCATTCCTTGGGCTAGGTTTTGGCGATCGGTCGGATTCGTTTGATTTGAATGTGGCGCTGCAAGATCATTTTAAATGGGTTAAGAATCAAGAGCaaatagaaaaggaaaaaaCCGAACCCAAACAGGAATTAGATTTAGGTTTCAAAGAGGGGGAGACGATTAAAATTAATATGAGAATAACT aaaaaagacGGATCGGAGGGACCATCTCGAACGTCCAAAACGAAAACTGGAACCGGAATCTTGCCCCCGCCGCCCGGTGGAGTTGGTAAAATTGCTCCACCACCATCCGGTGGTGGTGGCAGTGTTAGACAGAGCCCCGCTGCTTCACCAGCACATAAACCTCAAACTGGAACTGAGTGGGGTGATTACGCTTCTGCTGG
- the LOC129911396 gene encoding NECAP-like protein CG9132 isoform X1 has product MEYESVLIVKPEVFIYKIPPRASNRGYRAADWNLGEPTWTGRMRLVAKGTTVNLKLEDKTSGALFANCPIDTYPGVAIEAVSDSSRYFVIRVQDDNGSSSSSGRSAFLGLGFGDRSDSFDLNVALQDHFKWVKNQEQIEKEKTEPKQELDLGFKEGETIKINMRITKKDGSEGPSRTSKTKTGTGILPPPPGGVGKIAPPPSGGGGSVRQSPAASPAHKPQTGTEWGDYASAGANNQAQDQQSSAANANWVQF; this is encoded by the exons ATGGAATACGAAAGTGTATTAATTGTCAAACCCGAagtattcatttataaaattcCCCCAAGGGCCAGCAACAGAGGATACAG AGCTGCTGACTGGAATCTTGGCGAACCAACATGGACGGGCCGAATGCGATTGGTTGCCAAGGGCACCACTGTCAATCTCAAACTCGAGGACAAGACGTCCGGTGCATTATTTGCCAATTGTCCCATCGACACATATCCCGGTGTTGCTATCGAAGCTGTATCAGACAGTTCGAGATATTTTGTGATTCGGGTGCAGGATGACAATG GTTCGTCTTCTTCTTCAGGTCGATCGGCATTCCTTGGGCTAGGTTTTGGCGATCGGTCGGATTCGTTTGATTTGAATGTGGCGCTGCAAGATCATTTTAAATGGGTTAAGAATCAAGAGCaaatagaaaaggaaaaaaCCGAACCCAAACAGGAATTAGATTTAGGTTTCAAAGAGGGGGAGACGATTAAAATTAATATGAGAATAACT aaaaaagacGGATCGGAGGGACCATCTCGAACGTCCAAAACGAAAACTGGAACCGGAATCTTGCCCCCGCCGCCCGGTGGAGTTGGTAAAATTGCTCCACCACCATCCGGTGGTGGTGGCAGTGTTAGACAGAGCCCCGCTGCTTCACCAGCACATAAACCTCAAACTGGAACTGAGTGGGGTGATTACGCTTCTGCTGG
- the LOC129911388 gene encoding endophilin-A, whose product MAFAGLKKKINKANQYVTEKMGGAEGTKLDMDFMEMERKTDVTVELVEELQLRTKEFLQPNPTARAKMAAVKGISKLSGQAKSNTYPQPEGILADCMLTYGKKLGEDGIFACALVEFGESLKQMADVKYSLDDNIKQNFLEPLHHLQTKDLKEVMYHRKKLQGRRLDFDCKRRQKAKDDEIRGAEEKFEESLQAAQMGMFNLLDNDTEPVSQLVVFCEALYDYHSQCADMLKLLQETLQQKREEAENRPKIEFIPKSLNDLNLDDHDKPMHLEVEGEPWEGGRQPSPLSSPVKSPARTPTIQKPPSCQALYDFEPENPGELGFKENDIITLLQRVDENWYEGTVNGRTGYFPQSYVQIVVPLPNTN is encoded by the coding sequence atggcATTTGCTGGattaaaaaagaagataaaCAAAGCCAACCAGTATGTAACAGAGAAAATGGGTGGTGCTGAAGGCACCAAACTAGACATGGACTTCATGGAGATGGAAAGGAAGACTGACGTCACAGTGGAACTCGTCGAGGAGCTGCAACTGCGAACGAAGGAGTTTCTGCAGCCAAATCCGACAGCTCGGGCCAAGATGGCTGCAGTCAAAGGTATATCAAAACTTTCTGGCCAAGCCAAAAGTAATACCTATCCACAGCCCGAAGGCATTTTAGCCGATTGCATGCTCACCTATGGCAAAAAGCTCGGCGAAGATGGTATCTTTGCTTGTGCATTGGTTGAATTTGGTGAGTCTTTGAAACAAATGGCCGATGTTAAATATTCCCTCGATGACAATATCAAGCAAAACTTCCTCGAGCCACTGCATCATTTACAAACTAAAGACTTGAAAGAAGTAATGTACCATCGAAAGAAATTACAAGGTCGAAGATTAGATTTCGATTGTAAACGTCGTCAAAAAGCCAAAGACGATGAAATTCGAGGGGCTGAGGAGAAATTTGAAGAATCCTTGCAGGCAGCTCAAATGGGTATGTTTAATTTACTCGATAATGATACGGAGCCAGTGTCTCAATTGGTTGTCTTTTGTGAGGCATTATATGATTATCATTCGCAGTGTGCCGATATGCTCAAATTATTACAAGAAACACTGCAACAAAAACGTGAAGAGGCAGAAAATCgtccaaaaattgaatttattccaAAATCACTGAACGATTTGAATTTAGATGACCATGATAAGCCAATGCATTTGGAAGTTGAGGGTGAACCTTGGGAAGGTGGTAGACAACCATCGCCATTATCCTCACCAGTTAAGTCGCCTGCAAGGACACCAACTATTCAAAAGCCACCATCGTGTCAGGCGTTGTATGATTTTGAGCCTGAGAATCCCGGCGAATTGGGTTTTAAGGAAAATGATATTATTACATTATTGCAACGTGTCGATGAGAATTGGTATGAGGGTACAGTTAATGGTCGTACCGGTTATTTTCCACAGTCTTATGTTCAAATTGTTGTTCCACTtccaaatacaaattaa
- the LOC129911387 gene encoding zinc finger protein 726 produces the protein MRPEKKYTSDSDLESVFSNEEAKAAAVGKYVCKFGCGQTFKRMVYLDRHEFKHSGIRKHKCFHEGCSKTYTNSQHLKRHLKVFHEEKPEQIKNVNCRFDFCNKMFVSIDNMERHIREVHENPKVYECTQCGDKFTQRLKLRRHEVKHTGVYPYNCSICSKGFVQEYFLTRHICTKTYKCDQCDVTFAKWSELIAHRKALNHKTLHKCDQCSKEFKSQFFLDEHKNCHEDDKEVFKCTYEDCTRFYTYRRNLLQHIRNVHEGKKIQCTVENCEMTLSNKRALEHHIKVIHKKQNNDKPKGGKKERAKRKDAGRRKQSTLSKLSGVFIEKEIDQMIMDGVAEVDIDLPALEAEISKSIETLGNNSAEDQ, from the exons atgcgtcccgaaaaaaaatatacttcgGACAGCGACTTGGAAAGTGTATTTTCTAACGAAGAAGCCAAAGCAGCAGCTGTTGGAAAATATGTTTGCAAATTTGGATGTGGGCAAACTTTCAAGCGAATGGTATACTTGGATCGACATGAATTCAAACACTCAGGGATT aGAAAACATAAATGTTTCCATGAAGGATGTAGCAAAACCTATACAAACAGTCAACACTTGAAACGACATCTTAAAGTATTTCATGAAGAAAAACccgaacaaataaaaaatgttaattgtcGTTTTGATTTTTGCAATAAGATGTTTGTATCGATTGATAATATGGAAAGACACATTCGGGAAGTTCATGAAAATCCAAAAGTCTACGAATGCACTCAATGTGGGGATAAATTTACACAGAGACTGAAGTTACGTCGACATGAAGTCAAGCACACAGGAGTTTATCCATACAA TTGCTCCATCTGTTCTAAAGGATTTGTTCAAGAATACTTTCTTACACGCCACATTTGCACGAAAACCTACAAATGTGATCAATGTGATGTGACCTTTGCAAAATGGTCCGAATTAATTGCCCATCGCAAAGCTTTAAATCACAAAACGCTACATAAGTGCGATCAATGTTCCAAAGAatttaaaagtcaatttttcttGGACGAACATAAGAACTGCCATGAAGATGATAAAGAAGTATTCAAATGTACTTACGAAGACTGCACACGTTTTTATACTTACCGTAGGAATCTATTGCAACACATACGAAACGTTCACGAgggtaaaaaaattcaatgtactGTTGAGAATTGCGAAATGACACTATCGAATAAAAGAGCTTTGGAACATCACATAAAAGTTATTcataagaaacaaaataatgatAAACCTAAAGGTGGGAAAAAGGAACGTGCAAAACGCAAAGATGCTGGCAGGCGTAAGCAGTCTACACTCTCCAAACTATCGggtgtttttattgaaaaggaaATTGATCAAATGATTATGGATGGAGTGGCAGAAGTTGATATCGATTTGCCAGCATTGGAGGcagaaatatcaaaaagtaTAGAGACACTGGGCAATAATAGCGCCGAAGATCAGTAA